The following proteins come from a genomic window of Thermococcus celericrescens:
- a CDS encoding 30S ribosomal protein S11, producing the protein MSEEVQQQVNLKKKEKWGVAHIYSSYNNTIIHITDLTGAETVSRWSGGMVVKADRDEPSPYAAMIAARRAAEEAMEKGFTGVHIKVRAPGGSRSKSPGPGAQAAIRALSRAGLRIGRVEDATPIPHDGTRPKGGRRGRRV; encoded by the coding sequence ATGAGCGAGGAAGTTCAGCAGCAGGTTAACCTTAAGAAGAAGGAGAAGTGGGGAGTTGCCCACATCTACTCCTCCTACAACAACACCATCATCCACATCACCGACCTCACCGGGGCCGAGACCGTCAGCAGGTGGAGCGGTGGTATGGTCGTCAAGGCCGACAGGGACGAGCCCTCTCCGTACGCGGCTATGATAGCCGCCAGGAGGGCCGCCGAGGAGGCCATGGAGAAGGGCTTCACCGGAGTCCACATCAAGGTCCGCGCCCCCGGTGGAAGCAGGAGCAAGAGCCCGGGACCGGGTGCTCAGGCCGCCATTCGTGCCCTCTCCAGGGCCGGCCTCAGGATCGGAAGGGTTGAGGACGCCACCCCGATTCCGCACGACGGCACCAGGCCGAAGGGCGGAAGAAGGGGCAGGCGCGTCTGA
- a CDS encoding 30S ribosomal protein S4, translated as MGDPKRQRKRYETPSHPWIKERLDRERVLMKKYALKNKKELWRHETQLKEFRRRARRLLAARGRQAEIEKVQLLQRLNRLGLLPADAALDDVLSLTVEDVLDRRLQTLVYKKGLARTIGQARQLIVHGHIEINGQIIRSPGYLVLREEEDTITYSKTSPFAKESHPERMVIEQAKQGEAS; from the coding sequence ATGGGAGACCCCAAGAGGCAGAGGAAGAGGTACGAGACTCCCTCTCACCCCTGGATTAAGGAGAGGCTCGACCGCGAGAGAGTCCTCATGAAGAAGTACGCCCTCAAGAACAAGAAGGAGCTCTGGAGGCACGAGACCCAGCTCAAGGAGTTCAGGCGTAGGGCCAGGCGCCTCCTTGCCGCCCGCGGCAGGCAGGCTGAGATCGAGAAGGTCCAGCTCCTCCAGAGGCTCAACAGGCTCGGCCTCCTTCCGGCCGATGCTGCTCTCGATGACGTTCTCTCCCTGACGGTTGAGGACGTCCTCGACAGGCGCCTTCAGACTCTCGTCTACAAGAAGGGCCTCGCCAGGACCATTGGACAGGCCAGGCAGCTCATAGTTCACGGCCACATCGAGATAAACGGCCAGATAATACGCTCTCCTGGCTACCTCGTCCTCAGGGAGGAGGAAGACACCATAACCTATTCAAAGACCTCTCCTTTCGCTAAGGAGAGCCACCCCGAGAGGATGGTTATTGAACAGGCTAAGCAGGGTGAGGCCTCATGA
- a CDS encoding 30S ribosomal protein S13, which produces MTDNFRHIVRVAGVDLNGNKQLRWALTGIRGIGINFATMVLRVAGIDPYMKTGYLTDEQVKKIEKVLEDPIAHGIPAWAVNRRKDYETGKDMHLITAKLVMAWREDVNRLRRIRAYRGIRHELGLPLRGQRTRSNFRHGSTLGVSRRKK; this is translated from the coding sequence ATGACGGACAACTTCAGACACATAGTCCGTGTAGCGGGAGTTGATTTGAACGGAAATAAGCAGCTGAGATGGGCCCTCACGGGCATCAGGGGTATAGGCATAAACTTCGCCACTATGGTGCTCAGGGTTGCAGGGATCGACCCGTACATGAAGACCGGTTACCTGACCGACGAGCAGGTCAAGAAGATTGAGAAGGTGCTCGAAGACCCGATCGCCCACGGTATACCCGCCTGGGCCGTTAACAGGCGGAAGGACTACGAGACCGGCAAGGACATGCACCTCATTACCGCCAAGCTCGTCATGGCCTGGCGTGAGGACGTCAACAGGCTCAGGAGAATACGCGCTTACCGCGGCATAAGGCACGAGCTCGGCCTCCCGCTCCGCGGCCAGAGGACCAGGTCGAACTTCAGGCACGGCAGCACCCTCGGTGTGAGCAGAAGGAAGAAGTGA
- a CDS encoding class I SAM-dependent methyltransferase yields MSHYYSEEPNVPLKTKTIEVCVRGHCFKFVTASGVFSFGKLDRGTELLIESMIIDEGWRVLDLGCGYGAIGIVASRFVDYVVMTDVNRRAVGMARKNLKINGVRNAEVRWGSLYEPVRGERFNAIITNPPVHAGKEVLREIVINAPRHLNDGGLLQLVIKTKQGAKYIKALMDVHFTEVRELAKGSGYRVYAGIA; encoded by the coding sequence ATGAGCCACTACTACTCCGAAGAGCCCAACGTCCCGCTGAAGACTAAGACCATAGAGGTATGCGTTAGGGGGCACTGTTTCAAGTTCGTCACGGCCAGCGGAGTCTTCTCCTTCGGGAAGCTCGATAGGGGAACGGAACTGCTCATAGAGAGCATGATAATCGATGAGGGGTGGCGAGTGCTCGATTTAGGGTGCGGCTACGGTGCGATAGGCATAGTTGCGTCCCGCTTCGTGGACTACGTCGTCATGACCGACGTGAACAGGCGCGCGGTGGGGATGGCGAGGAAAAACTTAAAAATCAACGGCGTTAGAAACGCCGAGGTGAGGTGGGGAAGCCTCTACGAGCCCGTCAGGGGCGAAAGGTTCAACGCGATCATCACTAATCCCCCGGTGCACGCGGGGAAGGAAGTGCTGAGGGAAATAGTTATAAACGCTCCCCGGCATCTCAACGATGGAGGCCTCCTGCAACTGGTTATCAAGACGAAGCAGGGGGCAAAGTATATTAAGGCTCTAATGGATGTCCACTTCACCGAAGTGAGAGAGCTGGCGAAGGGGAGCGGCTACCGCGTGTATGCCGGGATCGCCTAG